The following proteins come from a genomic window of Gossypium raimondii isolate GPD5lz chromosome 5, ASM2569854v1, whole genome shotgun sequence:
- the LOC105769476 gene encoding ruBisCO large subunit-binding protein subunit beta, chloroplastic → MASSFIAMSSIGSLGFPCSKQMDKKFFNSSGRLSSFESISSSAFLGKKQKVILRRGHSSKIRAMAKELHFNTDGSAIKKLQTGVNKLADLVGVTLGPKGRNVVLESKYGSPKIVNDGVTVAKEVELEDPVENIGARLVRQAASKTNDLAGDGTTTSVVLAQGLITEGVKVVAAGASPIQISRGIEITTKALVSELKSMSKEVEDSELVDVAAVSAGNNYEVGNMIAEAMGKVGRKGIVTLEEGSSSENSLYVVEGMQFDRGYISPYFVTDSEKMAVEYENCKLLLVDKKITNARDLIHVLEEAIKGGYPIIIIAEDIEQEALATLVVNKLRGSLKIAALKAPGFGERKGQYLDDIAVLTGGTVIREEVGLSLDKAEKEVLGHAAKVVLTKETTTIVGDGSTQEAVNKRVSQIKNLVEAADQEYEKEKLNERIAKLSGGVAVIQVGAQTETELKEKKLRVEDALNATKAAVEEGIVVGGGCTLLRLAAKVDAIKETLDNDEQKVGADIVKRALSYPMKLIAKNAGVNGSVVIEKVLSNDNPSYGYNAATGKYEDLMAAGIIDPTKVVRCCLEHAASVARTFLTSDAVVVDIKKPEPLPAGNPMDNSGYGY, encoded by the exons ATGGCTTCATCTTTCATTGCCATGTCGTCAATTGGCTCTCTAGGATTTCCTTGCAGTAAGCAGATGGATAAGAAGTTTTTCAATTCTTCAGGTCGATTGTCATCATTTGAATCTATTTCATCAAGTGCCTTTCTAGGCAAGAAACAGAAGGTGATTTTGCGGAGAGGACATTCTTCCAAAATTCGGGCTATGGCCAAGGAGCTGCATTTTAACACGGATGGTTCTGCTATCAAGAAATTACAA ACAGGTGTTAACAAACTTGCAGACCTAGTTGGTGTTACTCTTGGTCCAAAAGGGAGAAATGTAGTTTTAGAGAGCAAGTATGGCTCCCCAAAAATTGTTAATGATGGTGTAACTGTTGCTAAGGAG GTTGAGTTGGAAGATCCTGTGGAGAACATTGGTGCTAGATTGGTGAGACAGGCTGCTTCAAAGACCAATGATTTGGCTGGTGATGGAACCACCACATCAGTTGTTCTTGCGCAGGGTTTAATAACCGAAGGTGTTAAG GTGGTTGCTGCTGGTGCAAGCCCTATTCAAATATCGAGAGGGATTGAAATAACTACAAAGGCCCTGGTGTCTGAACTTAAGTCAATGTCAAAGGAG GTTGAAGACAGTGAACTAGTAGATGTGGCTGCTGTTAGTGCAGGAAACAACTATGAAGTTGGCAATATGATTGCTGAAGCTATGGGAAAAGTTGGAAGAAAAGGCATAGTGACTCTCGAGGAAGGTAGCAGTTCGGAAAACAGTTTGTATGTTGTTGAAGGGATGCAATTTGACCGTGGTTATATCTCTCCTTATTTTGTTACTGATAGTGAGAAAATGGCtgttgaatatgaaaattgCAAG TTACTCCTGGTTGACAAAAAGATAACAAACGCAAGAGATCTCATCCACGTTTTGGAAGAGGCTATTAAAGGGGGTTACCCAATTATAATAATTGCAGAAGACATTGAACAGGAAGCTCTTGCTACTCTTGTTGTAAACAAGCTCAGGGGGTCACTAAAGATTGCAGCTCTGAAAGCCCCTGGTTTTGGAGAGCGCAAAGGTCAATATCTTGATGATATTGCAGTACTCACTGGAG GTACTGTGATAAGAGAAGAGGTTGGTTTATCACTGGACAAAGCTGAGAAGGAGGTCCTAGGGCATGCTGCAAAAGTGGTGCTCACTAAGGAGACCACAACAATTGTTGGTGATGGAAGTACACAGGAAGCAGTGAATAAGAGAGTTTCCCAGATCAAGAACCTTGTTGAG GCAGCAGATCAggaatatgaaaaagaaaagctcAATGAGAGAATCGCAAAGCTCTCTGGCGGTGTTGCTGTCATTCAG GTTGGAGCACAAACAGAAACTGAactcaaagaaaagaaactgagAGTGGAAGATGCTCTTAATGCAACAAAG gCAGCTGTTGAAGAAGGCATTGTAGTTGGTGGAGGTTGCACCTTATTGAGGCTTGCAGCTAAGGTTGATGCCATAAAAGAGACTCTTGACAATGATGAGCAGAAG GTTGGAGCAGATATTGTTAAACGGGCACTGAGCTATCCAATGAAGTTGATTGCCAAGAATGCTGGGGTCAACGGGAGTGTTGTCATTGAAAAG GTGCTATCAAATGACAACCCTAGCTATGGGTATAATGCTGCAACCGGAAAATATGAGGATCTGATGGCAGCTGGTATTATTGATCCTACAAAA gTGGTAAGATGTTGCTTGGAGCATGCAGCTTCTGTTGCAAGGACATTCCTCACTTCGGATGCTGTGGTTGTCGACATCAAGAAGCCTGAACCTTTGCCTGCTGGGAACCCTATGGATAATTCAG GTTATGGGTACTAA
- the LOC105767864 gene encoding mavicyanin has protein sequence MEHLRGFIFCICFFIIAAMNGSVEASKQFKVGDHIGWQQPGANNTEVYTQWATSKRFHVGDSLSFEYQNDSVLVVEKWDYYHCNINKPISSFDDGNTVINLDRPGLFYFISGVPDHCKKSQKLMIQVMGLHQRAESSPGIPNTPEVGLAPGPHPSSSGIVVTVTLTSVFLALILTVVTMV, from the exons ATGGAACATTTGAGGGGTTTCATcttttgcatttgttttttcatAATAGCTGCAATGAATGGCTCTGTTGAAGCTTCCAAGCAGTTCAAAGTGGGTGATCATATAGGCTGGCAGCAGCCTGGTGCTAATAACACTGAGGTGTATACCCAGTGGGCTACCAGTAAAAGGTTTCATGTTGGAGACTCCCTTT CATTTGAATATCAGAATGATTCAGTCCTTGTGGTGGAGAAATGGGATTACTATCACTGCAACATAAACAAACCCATCTCTTCCTTTGACGATGGAAACACTGTCATCAATCTTGATAGGCCCGGACTCTTCTACTTCATCAGTGGAGTCCCCGATCACTGCAAGAAGAGTCAGAAACTAATGATCCAGGTGATGGGTCTGCACCAAAGAGCTGAATCTTCACCTGGAATTCCAAATACGCCTGAGGTTGGCCTTGCACCAGGCCCGCACCCTAGTAGTTCAGGAATAGTTGTTACAGTCACACTTACTTCAGTCTTTCTAGCACTTATTCTCACAGTTGTAACTATGGTATGA